In Vulpes lagopus strain Blue_001 chromosome 1, ASM1834538v1, whole genome shotgun sequence, a genomic segment contains:
- the LOC121494851 gene encoding proteasome subunit beta type-3-like, whose translation MSVMSYNGGAVMAMKGKNCMAIAADRRFRIQAQMGTTDFQKIFPMGDRLYIGLAGLPTHVQTVAQRLKFQLNLYELKEGWQIKPYTLMSTVANLLYEKRFGPYYTEPVIAGLDPKTFKPFICSLDLIGCPMVTNDFVVSGTCSEQMYGMCESLWEPNMDPEHLFETISQAMLNAVDRDAVSGMGVIVHIIEKDKITTRTLKAHMD comes from the coding sequence ATGTCTGTTATGTCCTATAATGGAGGGGCCGTCATGGCCATGAAAGGGAAGAACTGCATGGCCATAGCTGCCGACAGGCGCTTCCGGatccaggcccagatggggacCACGGACTTCCAGAAGATCTTTCCCATGGGTGATCGGCTGTACATAGGCCTGGCCGGGCTCCCCACGCATGTCCAGACTGTTGCCCAGCGTCTCAAGTTCCAGCTAAACCTGTATGAGCTGAAGGAAGGCTGGCAGATCAAGCCCTACACACTCATGAGCACGGTGGCCAACCTCTTGTATGAGAAACGGTTTGGCCCCTACTACACAGAGCCAGTCATCGCTGGGTTGGACCCAAAGACCTTTAAGCCCTTCATCTGCTCTCTAGACCTCATCGGCTGCCCCATGGTGACTAATGACTTTGTGGTCAGTGGCACCTGCTCCGAACAAATGTATGGGATGTGCGAGTCCctctgggagcccaacatggaccCAGAACACCTGTTTGAAACCATCTCACAAGCCATGCTGAATGCTGTGGATCGGGATGCGGTATCAGGCATGGGAGTCATTGTCCACATCATTGAGAAGGACAAAATCACCACCAGGACACTGAAGGCCCACATGGACTAA